The Ricinus communis isolate WT05 ecotype wild-type chromosome 8, ASM1957865v1, whole genome shotgun sequence sequence TATATGCATGGActctatatacatatatgttatatgTATATAGTTTGTGTATTATGTTTAGTTATTGAATTGAATGAgtaacataaatatattttatttaacttaaacAATGAAAGTCACcttctattttaaattatataattatacatCGTATGTAATATAGCACTTAGATTATATAATGATTATGAAGttggattatatatatatatatatatagttaatttAGAGCACGCCGGACAGAATCCTTACGGATGgtaaaatattaagtttaaCGCATTTGcatatcaaaaattcaaaatcgAGACCTTAGTTAATGGAATGTGAATAGAAAATTGGATCACTTATTTGATACATTATTTGTTGAGCATTCTTGTGGATATAAAGCCTTTGAGAAAAGCTTTGTTAAAGAAGGTATAACCACTAATCCACAAGTGCAAGCTACGCTAAGCAAAATCCAAAATTGCCAACTTCAGCGCTCTTTCTTTGCACTTATCTAAAGTCTTGCCTTAACCCACATCTCTCTCACCCTCTGAAAGCTCCTTCTCATCTCCTCTCAATCCCCAAACTTAAGCATTCCTTTCTCTTGCTGATCAACGAATCAAATCTCGACACTTCTTTATTTCTAAGCCaccagcagcagcagcagcagcaagtCACTCTTCCTTTAGGTCTAAGCCAACTGGGTATCTTATTTTTCTGTCATTACCTTTTACTTCTTGGCCATtcctttttgttgttttaatGCCTCCCTCAGGTGTTGAGAATGGTAGTTGGAGCTACAGTACTGCATACAAACATATCCTTCATGGCAAGTAAGGGTAATAATTTGCAGGCCAATTTGAGTGTGCCATTGGATATTGTAAGTTTGTATACGTTTTATCTTCAAtgcttttctattttcttttttcaattttgtatGTGTTGATACTTGGTTAATGTGTTTCGGGTTATGTGTTGTTAcagagaagaaagaagattagtgggcaagaaaaaagagaggcACTTGAAAGAGAGGTAAGTAATTAAAGCAGCTTAATTACTTAAAGTTTTGGAACATAtagagatttaaattttataagttgaGAGTATATGGTTATAAACTCATGAAATTCCATGTTTTGTATATACAGGTATCTGCCCTACAGAAAATgctgaaacaagaagaaaaggtGCATGAAATCTTGGAGCttttacaaaaaaagaatgaagggTCTGGCTTCTCTATCCCAAACTTCCTCCCTCCCAAggtattttatttcttcttcttcatccttTTATGTGTGGGCAAGCACACAAAAAATAGGGGACATGGAAATGATGATCACTCAAAAGAAGCATTCATtatggataaaaaaaaaaaaaaaaagaagcattcatttcttttcttggagAGGGTCCTTTAATTCTAAAGTCCCCACCTaactaattaagaatattcaaattgtgatataaaaaaaagaaaatagagaataacttatttacttttattacaTTGCATCTAATTATTATCGAAATATTATGTATtctgaatattttatatatgaataataaaaaaataatttgtattttaaattttataattatctaatatattACTTATCCAACAGTTGAGTGTAATACACTTGGATTAGCTAAGaaaattccaaaaaaaatAGTTCCATTGAACTTATAATTTAGTGGTGTAATACAACCTTCATATTGCCAAAAGTTGGGagtttaaatctaataaattgttctttgaaatatattttttgtaatatcaaaaaaagaaaaaaaatgtagCAATTGACTAAAACAGATTAGAAAAATGAAGGTGGTGAAAGAATTATGGTTTCTTCAAttccttttcatattttaaatttaaattaggaGAAATACATTTGGGTTTCTACAAAAAGTAGctagttttctttatttgcttTTGGCCTACCAAACAGTTGGTGCCAACTTCTTTTAGCCGTCAAGCAAGAATTATAACAAGTGTGATAAAGAGAACAAATGAACTACAAAGCCTACTAActgttaatttatttcaattctaAGTTAtgacataattaattaattggcttattaacaaaagaaattattttgtatctaatattttatgtatacACAGGCAAAGGAGCTCCTAGCAGAATTAGCCATGACTGAGAGTGAGATAATTCGACTAGAAGCTCAAATAAGCCAACTCAAACTAGGTTTGAGACGTGAACAAGAAATTATGAAAGAGACAAAATCAAAACAATGGCAACCTAGAAATACAGACAACCTTCAAAGCCATTTCTGGAGTACAATGCCAAGCCCTTTACACAGAGGTGTTCAAGAAAAGATGGGATTTGAGACCAAGGCATTGCATTTCATAAGTAAAGCAATTAAAGGTGACTACATTGCTAATGACTTTACTCTGAATGACAAAACTGGAAGTTCAAAAGTAGAATTTCCTCATCACAAAGAACATCAATTCCATGAAGAGGTTAGCAAGTTTCAGGATCGAATTCCAAAAAAAAGTGGATTGCTGAAGTCTCCTTCGCCTTTGCGAGACCTTAGACATCCGTCACCTAAGGTATGCCTCAATTGCTTTACATATTATAGAGCCTTCTTGAAACTCCGAAGTCTACTAAGAAGGAACCTGACAGATGTTCTtagaatcttttttttttcttttttttttttctgctttAGCTGCGAGAGAGGCAAGTGGAATTTGCCACAGATCTCTTGCCAAAATCACTATCTAATGCAATTCTATCAGAAGAGAACAATGCCCAGCAGTTCCAACCCAACAAGCTATCAGAGAATATCATGAAGTGTTTGAACTTCATATACGTTAGGTTACTAAGAACATCAAGAGCAATGGAACTAGAGAAGTCAGGCCCAATTTCTAGGTCATTGCAAGCTTCTTTAAGTTTCAGGACTGACACTAGCTCAAACTCCAAGACAAACCTTATGTTACAAAGAGAATCAAGGCAACAGGATCCATATGGAATCTTCAATTCAGAAGAGTCTATTCCAAGGGATATTGGTCCTTACAAGAACTTGGTCATTTTCACATCAAGCTCTATGGACCCAAAATGCATTTCAAGTTCAAGTTCTATTCCTTTGCTACGACGACTAAGGTATGTAGAATTTATATACAACTATGCAATTTTTTAAGCACAGTAGACTTAATGTAATTTAACTAATGTATAACTATGCAAAGAGCTCTGACTCGTCTCCAGGACCAGGATTGTGAAATCACCACTTAGAAGCACAGAATTAATTATACAGATCTAATGTAATCTTGAAGAAAgcagaattaataaatgattaattgTGTTTGCAGGGTCTTGATGGACAATCTGGAGACTGTGGATTTGCGATTCTTAACTTACCATCAGAAACTAGCTTTCTGGATCAACATGTACAATGCTTGTATCATGCATGTATATTATggaaattttattcttattttattttttatctaatggAGATTGGCTAACCTGATGTGCTTTGTGATCCGACATCCTAATTTATCAGAGCAGCTGGCTATTAAACATGTGTTAAGCTGCTGATCTGATGGAAGCAATCAGGGTAGCAATATACATTCTTCTAACCACTTTGTTTAAAATTCTTACATTCAACCATTGCTACGATCATTTCAGGGTTTTATTCAATATGGAGTACCTTCAACTCCAGAAAAATTGTTGACATTGATGAACAAGGTACTTCTCAATCTTTATTATGTCCTGCTTTTAAGATGTAAAtgtaagaagaagaaaatgaatccCCAACATGTAGTTACTGTAAACTCggtttaattaagaatatgaATGGCTTCAACGTTTCAGGCAACTCTAAACGTTGGTGGCAACACAATTAATGCTCAGGCTATAGAGCAGTATATTCTGAGGAAGGCAACTTCTTCTAACAAGGTAAATTACATTGACCCCATGTTCTGTTACCTGATATACTATCTGGTATCACTAAATTATTCTctgaaattcaatttctctAAATTAAGATTCATCAGAAGAGCGAAACCGATGATAAAGAAGCCATTGTTCGTAAGCTTTGCGGACTTGAATTAATGGATCCTAACGTCACATTTGCTCTATGTTGCGGAACCCGTTCTTCTCCAGCTGTAAGTTGCATAATCAAATTCCTGAGGATTCATGTCACATAATTAAAGCATGTTTACCATACAAAACCTGACTGAAATTGCTAGAGAAAGTCTTTACAATGACTTCAAAAAATCCTGAATGCAGGTAAGAGTATACACAGGAGATGGTGTTATAGCCGAGCTAGAGAAATCCAAGCTAGAATACTTGCAAGCATCTATTATAGTGACTAGCACAAAAAGAATTGCATTCCCAGAACTTCTGCTTAGGAacatgcttgattttgctcCAGACACGAACTCATTAGTGGAATGGGTTTGTCATCAGTTGCCTACATCTGGGTCATTGAGGAAATCAATTGTGGATTGCTTCAGGAGCCATAATAGTGGCAAAGTCACCTCCATTTCTGTTGAGAAGATACCCTATGACTTTGAGTTTCAGTATCTGTTGGCAATATAGACTTTTGGGTAATAATTGttctcaaatatttttttacaatttatatttagctcTTGTATTTTCCAATAATTTACTGGAAAGTTTTATATCAACTACAATGTACATAACCACTTGGAGAgtgacaataataaaatatattatatgctCTGATtggtttgtaatttttcttgaattctcaaaaataaatttttttgttcttcatGCAACCGATTGTgtcacttaattttttctactAGTGTATGACTAGTGATACTAAACTTAGATACTCTATTTGTGTGCTTATTGCAAACAGTTCCTTCTAGTTCCGATCAGACAAGATCAATCACACCAAACTTAATTCGAGATATTATGCAATTCAAAACAggaagttttatttatggttccattgaattttttatttataggtCTTGATCTGCGGTAGactatacaataaaaataattattataaatatgaaagtCACCAaatataaagaacaaaatttaaattcaaaacttTTGGCTTCCAAAATAAACACTATTGACATTCCAAATAGGGCTCAAAATGTTTATATGAATCCCATGAAAGGTAACTAATAAATCACAGCAAATTTCCCATTAGGTTACAGGCAGGACATGTGCACATAACTGATCCCAAAAGCTCCATGTGCAAATATGGAGCCACTGTTTTGGTTAATTGATATATCATAATTCATTAAAGTAAATGGGCAgacatacaaatttttatcaagaaaCAATGCAGTGagttttagattaattaagtAGATATGAAAACAAACCTTAGACTGTTGATGTATGGACTAATTATAATACTACCAGTGGTCATTGTCAATTTGCTTTTCAGTTTTGACTGATTGATGGGTTGTGTTTGAGAATACTAAGATTGACAGCTCTGCTGTTTCATGGGGCTGCTGTGCTTTTATTTTGGGGCCCCAATTTGATAGTGATGCCAAGGattttctaatctttttttttttaatggcGTTTTCTGAGCCACTTTATTATTAAGACAAAACTAATTCtattatgttaattatataaatatttatacatgttttaaaTTGTAAGAGAATATGAAAcactatatttttcttaaaatagtactttttaacttattttttctaacaattaTTTAGTAAAAACTATTGATTCagaaaaaatggaaaacaaaaacaaaaattacaaaaataggaaaaagaaaaccaaatcAACTAAGTGAATTAGATGTACTTTGAGCTATGCAGAGAGCATTTACTGAGAAAAATAGATCGAGTAATTCTTAAAGGAACGAAGATAGGTTATTTTCTGCAAGCTGCTGTAACGAGATGGACATTATTGATTATAGTAATATTAAGTCTTTGTGTATAAAGAGCGACCGAGGTTTTAGATTGGAACGGTTGGAGAAACGTCTTAAAATTCCTTCTtgcggtggtggtggtggagagAAGGCTGGTGACGCGGCGGAAGAGATATATTTTAGAAAGCAGTGGTGGGTGGGTTGGTGTCATGAAGAAGAAAGCTTAAAAtgtttcatttaatttattcctttttttttatatataagttgTTGGATGAATCAACAAGCAcgaaaaactaaatttatgctaactgtataatttattttttaaaattaataatttaattaatttcggtgtaatataatataataaattaaatttaaaaattaattttaccgaaatattgaaattaaaataactatttaaattgaaaagacTATCATAatgttaaattgaa is a genomic window containing:
- the LOC8264871 gene encoding uncharacterized protein LOC8264871, whose product is MVVGATVLHTNISFMASKGNNLQANLSVPLDIRRKKISGQEKREALEREVSALQKMLKQEEKVHEILELLQKKNEGSGFSIPNFLPPKAKELLAELAMTESEIIRLEAQISQLKLGLRREQEIMKETKSKQWQPRNTDNLQSHFWSTMPSPLHRGVQEKMGFETKALHFISKAIKGDYIANDFTLNDKTGSSKVEFPHHKEHQFHEEVSKFQDRIPKKSGLLKSPSPLRDLRHPSPKLRERQVEFATDLLPKSLSNAILSEENNAQQFQPNKLSENIMKCLNFIYVRLLRTSRAMELEKSGPISRSLQASLSFRTDTSSNSKTNLMLQRESRQQDPYGIFNSEESIPRDIGPYKNLVIFTSSSMDPKCISSSSSIPLLRRLRVLMDNLETVDLRFLTYHQKLAFWINMYNACIMHGFIQYGVPSTPEKLLTLMNKATLNVGGNTINAQAIEQYILRKATSSNKIHQKSETDDKEAIVRKLCGLELMDPNVTFALCCGTRSSPAVRVYTGDGVIAELEKSKLEYLQASIIVTSTKRIAFPELLLRNMLDFAPDTNSLVEWVCHQLPTSGSLRKSIVDCFRSHNSGKVTSISVEKIPYDFEFQYLLAI